In Zingiber officinale cultivar Zhangliang chromosome 8B, Zo_v1.1, whole genome shotgun sequence, a single genomic region encodes these proteins:
- the LOC122016888 gene encoding ATP-dependent helicase BRM-like isoform X1: MQSGSGPSPAPAHQPPPGRSSPSSAASPSSSSSAVSAPNHLGLESMQQRQQQQRQLQLAHRKALLAQQQNHHQQQQLSKAETDQSHLPYQAGGTFGVSGAGFLANSAPNLSQSSKKYGNIPYQPSVLQLREENQSKGLGTGQQLQNPIHQAYLQFALQSAQQKSDGNFAMQQQVKTSMVSQSGRDQDMIMNKLKMQELMSQTANKSQMPMFKRTVEQFTNAEKQMEQGRTNHDQRNDLKPFPTDAHLASVNMIRPVQSLLPPSNVQNFANNQLEMVQMQAIQAWAKEHNIDLSVPANLNLIAQILPLMQSNGVPAGQKPTETSTMIHQSLPTSKQQAMQSPAGSESSAHGNSTSDLSVGQHMKRRQMLPLCSNSAGDTPSINNSILHMKQQQFAENSQVGQNETVIRLPTVRCSGAQDTHLANSSGSMNHTLEKSNYNSTSMVNKMQTQSFRPLQQANQPIPLLATPSNNITGAHNPTDTGSSQTPKQHFGFTKKQLHVLKAQILAFRRLKRGERSLPPEVLQAISDSASDYQPSHGPSQPENVNHDSAKTAITSNNEHRRIIESNSQTEQSTFATKRHTQMKEEPFYGEEKIAFASQMQVSVDLEKEPAHMGSIGKLEESSSNVKSEQESEKGSQNSSSKGDCHVVKEKVSPADGGSMVPGCVKMPAPTNTTESSRDGVLKKYHGPIFDFSSFTRRPDTLASTATNYSSNLTLAYDVKDLLYEEAKSVLTKNRTENLKKISWLLAFNLERKIIKPDLVVQLQIEEKKLKLFNLQARLRDEIEHQQEEIMAMSDRQYRKFVRQCEQQRVELARQVQQLQRASREKLLKSVFQWRKKLLESHWAIRDARTTRNRGIAKYHERMLREFSKREDEDRNKRMEALKNNDVDRYREMLLEQQTSIQGDAAQRYAVLSSFLTQTEEYLLRLGGKITDAKGNQEVEEAANAAASAARAQGLSSEEIRAAAACAGEEVMIRNRFSEMNAPKDSSVNKYYNLAHAVTERVTRQPSMLRAGTLRDYQLVGLQWMLSLYNNKLNGILADEMGLGKTVQVMALIAYLMEFKGNYGPHLIIVPNAVLVNWKSELLNWLPSISCIFYVGSKEERSKLFSQEVCAVKFNVLVTTYEFIMYDRSKLSKIDWKYIVIDEAQRMKDRESVLARDLDRYRCQRRLLLTGTPLQNDLKELWSLLNLLLPEVFDNCKAFHDWFSKPFQKDGPHNEEDEWLETEKKVIIIHRLHQILEPFMLRRRLEDVEGSLPRKIPIVVRCRMSAIQGAIYDWIKPTGTIRVDPEDEIRRVQKNPLYQVKTYKNLNNKCMELRKVCNHPLLNYPYLSNYSKDFIVRSCGKLWVLDRILIKLHRAGHRVLLFSTMTKLLDILEEYLQWRRLVYRRIDGSTCLEDRELAIVDFNSPDSECFIFLLSIRAAGRGLNLQTADTVVIYDPDPNPQNEEQAVARAHRIGQKREVKVIYMEAVVDKISSYLKEDELRSGIAGDSDDDLAGRDRYMGSIESLIRSNIQQYKLDMADEVINAGRFDQRTTHEERRMTLEMLLHDEERYQENVHDVPSMQEVNRMIARSEEEVVLFDQMDEDLDWTADMIKHSEVPKWLRVSSSELDAVTASLSKKPLKNILSGNVVTEPNALMCDPSSSKMERRRGRPRKNYQVYLELDDEYGEDSDIDSEERNASEEEVEVGGFNDEGFNDEEFIDDDVLRSHKIQVTQGMGHDKRGHVSSQTMVRRSTNTSSGSGRLSQPQTPVLSSQKFGSLSLLEARPGLPLKKMSEELEEGEIAVSGDSHLDLQQSGSQLHDHEDGEEDQQVLQPKIKRKRSIRIHPRYNVEKDDKQSDIAKIAARSSKLLKVGNEYDSPSRTGKLESFSDAGLGKHGTTNSLLKHKHNTPAKKISPMPISDRISYFSGTTEDGNGHSRESWNNKANNSGGSTHMGEKMSDITQRKCKNVISKLQMRIHKDGNQIVPIFYDWWRRKEKPTFAISAASGNVLDLQRIEQRVDNLEYSGVTDFIADVQTMLKSIVQHCNYTYEVKCEADKLQALFFNIMKIAFPDSDFRQARNAVTFSNPRKPATMPAGSSHKLITNKIKRHTLINKLEKSSPPPRTSPHMATPMDDESRTKLTSSKQPKDSRPVSGSWTEKALEPSQYPPHPGDLVICKKKRKERDKSSVKQRIGPASPLNPSRFGPLSPTSSGGMSSGPSSSINRNSTLSIPRNSNSSLQAKHTSSLPHREMQRPNDRNRVSCSIADIQWAKPVKRMRTDSGKRRPSQM; encoded by the exons ATGCAATCTGGCAGCGGCCCCAGCCCGGCGCCGGCTCATCAGCCGCCGCCGGGGCGGTCGTCACCGTCTTCCGCCGCGTCTCCGTCCTCCTCGTCCTCCGCCGTCTCCGCTCCCAACCACCTTGGTCTCGAGTCGATGCAGCAGCGGCAACAGCAGCAGCGGCAGCTGCAGCTGGCTCATAGGAAG GCATTACTAGCACAACAACAAAATCATCATCAGCAGCAGCAGCTAAGTAAAGCTGAAACCGATCAATCTCATCTTCCCTATCAAGCTGGTGGTACATTTGGAGTCTCTGGAGCTGGATTTCTGGCAAACTCTGCCCCAAATTTGTCTCAATCATCCAAAAAATATGGCAATATTCCTTATCAACCAAGTGTGTTGCAGCTTCGCGAAGAAAATCAAAGTAAAGGGCTTGGCACTGGACAACAACTGCAGAATCCAATTCATCAAGCTTACCTCCAATTTGCTTTGCAGTCTGCTCAGCAGAAATCTGATGGTAATTTCGCTATGCAGCAGCAAGTTAAAACCAGTATGGTTAGTCAATCTGGAAGAGATCAAGACATGATcatgaacaaattaaagatgCAGGAACTTATGTCACAGACTGCTAATAAGTCACAGATGCCCATGTTTAAGAGAACAGTTGAACAATTCACAAATGCTGAGAAGCAGATGGAGCAAGGTCGGACAAATCATGATCAAAGAAATGATCTGAAGCCTTTCCCAACAGATGCTCATTTGGCTTCTGTTAACATGATAAGACCAGTGCAATCACTGCTGCCACCATCTAATGTGCAAAATTTTGCAAACAACCAATTAGAGATGGTACAGATGCAAGCAATTCAGGCATGGGCTAAGGAACATAACATTGATCTGTCTGTTCCtgcaaatttaaatttgattgccCAAATTCTGCCACTTATGCAGTCGAATGGAGTTCCTGCTGGGCAAAAGCCAACTGAAACTAGTACGATGATACATCAATCTTTACCGACTTCTAAACAGCAGGCAATGCAGTCACCAGCTGGTAGTGAAAGTTCAGCTCATGGAAATTCAACAAGTGACTTGTCCGTTGGGCAGCATATGAAGCGTCGCCAAATGCTTCCACTGTGTTCTAATAGTGCTGGAGATACCCCTAGCATCAATAATAGTATTTTGCATATGAAACAGCAGCAGTTTGCTGAGAATAGCCAGGTCGGTCAGAATGAAACGGTTATTCGACTTCCAACAGTGCGCTGCAGTGGTGCACAAGATACACATTTGGCAAATTCATCTGGTTCCATGAATCATACCCTAGAAAAATCTAATTATAATAGTACTTCAATGGTGAATAAAATGCAAACGCAAAGTTTTAGGCCCTTGCAGCAAGCGAATCAGCCCATCCCATTACTTGCAACTCCATCCAATAATATTACAGGTGCTCATAATCCAACTGATACTGGATCTTCTCAGACACCAAAACAACATTTTGGGTTCACCAAGAAACAACTTCATGTTCTCAAGGCTCAAATCCTAGCTTTCAGGCGTTTGAAG CGTGGTGAACGAAGTCTACCACCTGAAGTTCTTCAAGCAATCTCAGATTCTGCTTCAGATTATCAACCATCTCATGGCCCCAGTCAACCTGAAAACGTAAACCATGATTCGGCAAAGACTGCTATCACCAGCAACAACGAGCATAGGAGAATCATAGAATCTAATAGCCAGACTGAACAATCTACCTTTGCGACCAAAAGGCATACTCAGATGAAGGAGGAGCCTTTTTATGGAGAGGAGAAAATTGCATTTGCCAGTCAAATGCAAGTTTCTGTTGATTTAGAAAAGGAGCCTGCGCACATGGGTTCTATTGGTAAGTTGGAAGAAAGTAGCTCCAATGTCAAATCCGAGCAAGAGAGTGAAAAGGGAAGTCAAAACTCATCCTCCAAAGGCGATTGTCATGTTGTCAAGGAAAAAGTTAGTCCTGCAGATGGTGGCAGTATGGTTCCTGGATGTGTGAAAATGCCTGCACCAACAAATACCACAGAATCTTCAAGAGATGGTGTTTTGAAAAAGTACCATGGCCCAATTTTTGATTTCTCATCATTTACTAGGAGACCTGACACCTTGGCATCAACGGCTACCAATTACTCCAGTAATCTAACTTTGGCTTATGATGTCAAAGATTTGCTGTATGAGGAAGCTAAATCTGTGCTTACCAAGAATAGAACAGAGAACTTAAAGAAGATTAGTTGGTTACTTGCATTTAACCTCGAACGGAAAATAATTAAGCCAGATCTTGTGGTACAGTTGCAAATTGAAGAGAAAAAACTCAAACTATTCAATCTTCAGGCACGTTTAAGGGATGAAATTGAACATCAACAAGAGGAGATAATGGCAATGTCTGACAGGCAATACCGCAAATTTGTTAGACAATGTGAACAGCAACGCGTTGAGCTAGCAAGGCAAGTTCAACAGCTGCAAAGGGCATCGAGAGAGAAGTTACTGAAATCCGTATTTCAGTGGCGTAAGAAACTCTTAGAGTCACATTGGGCCATTCGCGATGCTCGGACTACACGAAATAGAGGAATTGCTAAATATCATGAGAGGATGTTGAGAGAGTTTTCTAAGAGGGAGGATGAAGACAGAAATAAAAGAATGGAGGCattgaagaataatgatgtagaTAGGTACCGTGAAATGTTACTGGAGCAGCAGACAAGCATCCAAGGAGATGCTGCTCAGCGTTATGCtgttctttcttcctttttaacCCAGACAGAGGAGTATCTTCTCAGGCTTGGGGGGAAAATCACAGATGCAAAGGGTAATCAAGAGGTTGAAGAAGCAGCAAATGCTGCAGCTTCTGCTGCACGTGCACAG GGTCTTTCATCAGAAGAAATCAGAGCTGCAGCAGCATGCGCAGGGGAGGAAGTAATGATACGAAACCGGTTCTCTGAAATGAATGCCCCAAAGGACAGTTCTGTTAACAA GTATTATAATTTGGCTCATGCTGTGACAGAAAGAGTCACGAGGCAACCTTCGATGTTGCGGGCTGGAACCTTGAGAGACTATCAACTT GTTGGATTGCAGTGGATGCTTTCCTTGTACAATAACAAGTTGAATGGTATTTTGGCAGATGAGATGGGTCTCGGCAAGACTGTGCAG GTAATGGCACTGATTGCTTACCTGATGGAGTTCAAAGGAAATTATGGCCCACATTTGATCATCGTCCCTAATGCTGTTTTAGTAAATTGGAAG AGTGAGCTGCTAAATTGGCTGCCATCTATATCATGCATTTTTTATGTTGgtagcaaggaagaaaggtcaaAGCTTTTCTCTCAG GAAGTATGTGCTGTTAAATTTAATGTGCTGGTAACAACTTATGAATTCATTATGTACGATCGCTCTAAGCTATCAAAAATTGATTGGAAGTACATCGTCATTGATGAAGCTCAAAGAATGAAAGATAGAGAATCTGTTTTGGCACGTGACCTTGATAGATACCGTTGCCAAAGGCGATTGCTACTCACTGGAACCCCTTTGCAG AATGACCTCAAGGAGCTGTGGTCCCTCTTAAATCTACTTCTTCCAGAAGTTTTCGATAATTGCAAGGCATTTCATGATTGGTTTTCGAAGCCCTTTCAGAAAGATGGTCCTCATAATGAAGAGGATGAGTGGCTTGAGACTGAAAAAAAGGTGATCATAATCCACAGACTGCACCAGATTCTGGAGCCTTTCATGCTGCGAAGACGTCTTGAGGATGTTGAAGGTTCACTTCCTCGGAAG ATTCCAATTGTGGTTAGGTGTAGAATGTCAGCTATCCAAGGTGCCATTTATGACTGGATTAAACCTACTGGTACTATTAGGGTTGATCCTGAAGATGAGATCCGCCGTGTGCAAAAGAATCCACTGTACCAGGTTAAAACATATAAGAATCTTAACAATAAATGTATGGAGTTGAGGAAAGTTTGTAATCATCCTTTGCTTAACTATCCTTACTTGAGTAACTATTCGAAGGATTTCATTGTTAGATCGTGTGGGAAGCTTTGGGTTCTTGACAGAATTCTCATAAAACTTCACAGAGCTGGTCATCGAGTTCTCCTCTTTAGTACAATGACTAAACTTCTTGATATTTTAGAGGAGTACTTGCAGTGGCGAAGACTTGTCTATAGACGTATAGATGGTTCAACGTGCTTGGAGGATCGGGAATTGGCAATTGTAGATTTCAACAGCCCTGATTCTGAGTGTTTTATCTTTTTGCTTAGCATTCGTGCTGCTGGAAGAGGTTTAAATCTCCAGACAGCAGATACAGTTGTCATATATGATCCTGATCCAAATCCCCAAAATGAAGAGCAAGCAGTTGCAAGGGCTCATCGGATTGGACAGAAACGAGAGGTGAAAGTCATATACATGGAAGCTGTTGTTGACAAAATCTCAAGCTATCTGAAAGAAGATGAGTTAAGGAGTGGAATAGCTGGggattcagatgatgatcttGCTGGCAGAGATAGGTACATGGGGTCAATTGAGAGCCTTATTAGAAGCAACATACAACAATATAAGCTAGATATGGCTGATGAAGTAATTAATGCTGGTCGTTTTGATCAAAGAACAACTCATGAGGAAAGACGAATGACACTGGAGATGCTGCTGCATGATGAAGAGAGATATCAGGAAAATGTACATGACGTTCCTTCTATGCAAGAAGTAAATCGCATGATTGCTCGTAGTGAGGAGGAGGTTGTACTATTTGATCAAATGGATGAGGATCTAGATTGGACTGCTGACATGATTAAACACAGTGAAGTCCCTAAGTGGCTTCGAGTTAGTTCTAGTGAGCTTGATGCCGTTACTGCTAGTTTATCCAAGAAACCTTTAAAAAACATATTGTCTGGCAATGTTGTAACTGAACCCAATGCACTTATGTGTGATCCTTCCTCTAGTAAAATGGAAAGGAGACGGGGCCGCCCTAGAAAAAATTATCAAGTTTATCTGGAATTGGATGATGAATATGGTGAAGATTCAGATATTGATTCAGAGGAGAGGAATGCTTCTGAAGAAGAGGTGGAAGTTGGGGGTTTCAATGATGAAGGGTTCAATGATGAAGAATTCATTGATGATGATGTTTTACGCAGCCATAAGATTCAAGTAACTCAGGGGATGGGTCATGATAAAAGGGGCCATGTGTCCTCTCAAACAATGGTTCGACGTTCTACAAACACATCTTCTGGAAGTGGTAGACTGTCACAACCTCAAACTCCTGTGTTGTCCTCACAAAAGTTTGGATCTCTTTCTTTATTAGAAGCCAGGCCTGGTCTTCCTTTGAAAAAGATG TCTGAGGAACTAGAGGAAGGTGAAATTGCAGTCTCTGGTGATTCTCACTTGGATCTGCAACAATCAGGTAGCCAGCTTCATGACCATGAGGATGGAGAGGAAGATCAACAGGTTTTGCAACCAAAAATAAAGAGAAAGAGGAGTATAAGGATTCACCCAAGATATAATGTAGAAAAAGATGATAAACAATCAGATATTGCAAAAATTGCTGCACGTAGTTCAAAACTGCTAAAGGTTGGTAACGAATATGATAGTCCGTCAAGGACTGGAAAACTTGAGTCATTTTCTGATGCTGGTTTAGGGAAGCATGGCACAACTAATTCGTTGTTGAAGCACAAGCATAACACACCAGCAAAAAAGATTTCACCTATGCCAATCTCTGACAGAATAAGTTACTTTTCTGGTACAACCGAAGATGGTAATGGACATTCTAGAGAAAGTTGGAATAACAAGGCCAACAATTCTGGTGGGTCTACGCACATGGGTGAAAAAATGTCTGACATTACACAAAGAAAG TGCAAGAATGTCATTAGCAAGCTGCAGATGAGAATACATAAAGATGGTAATCAAATTGTGCCAATTTTTTATGATTGgtggaggagaaaagagaaaccAACATTTGCTATTAGTGCTGCAAGTGGCAATGTCCTGGATCTTCAGAGAATCGAACAGCGCGTGGACAATTTGGAGTACAGTGGTGTAACAGACTTCATAGCAGATGTGCAGACGATGCTAAAAAGTATAGTTCAGCATTGCAACTATACATACGAG GTGAAGTGTGAAGCCGACAAGCTCCAAGCTTTGTTCTTTAATATAATGAAGATTGCATTTCCAGATTCAGATTTCCGGCAAGCTAGGAATGCAGTTACATTTTCTAACCCTAGGAAGCCTGCGACAATGCCAGCTGGTTCATCGCATAAACTAATCACCAACAAAATCAAGCGGCACACACTCATTAACAAGTTGGAGAAATCCTCGCCTCCACCAAGAACCTCACCTCATATGGCCACTCCTATGGACGATGAATCCAGGACCAAGTTGACATCTTCCAAGCAGCCAAAAGATTCGAGGCCGGTTTCCGGGAGCTGGACAGAGAAGGCACTTGAACCTTCACAATACCCGCCGCACCCGGGTGATCTTGTCATCtgcaagaagaagaggaaagaaagggacAAATCCTCTGTCAAGCAAAGAATTGGTCCTGCATCACCATTGAACCCCAGTCGCTTCGGACCCCTCTCCCCAACCAGTTCAGGAGGCATGAGCTCCGGGCCATCTTCCTCGATCAACCGAAACTCCACCCTTTCAATTCCAAGAAATTCCAATTCATCTCTCCAGGCAAAGCACACATCCAGCTTGCCACATCGCGAGATGCAACGGCCCAATGATCGCAACAGGGTTTCGTGCAGTATAGCAGATATACAATGGGCCAAACCTGTAAAAAGGATGAGAACAGATAGCGGTAAAAGGAGGCCGAGCCAGATGTGA